In a single window of the Papaver somniferum cultivar HN1 chromosome 8, ASM357369v1, whole genome shotgun sequence genome:
- the LOC113306531 gene encoding elongation factor 1-gamma-like encodes MAPLILYGAVPNKNVFKVLIAAEYSGVEIEVVKNFEWGVTNKNPEFLKMNPIGKIPVLVTPDGPVFESNAIARYVARLKEGNPLLGSSLIEYGHIEQWIDFSSLEVDSNLLRWFYPRFGYAPFAPQVEEAAIAGLKRALTALNSYLASKTYLVGHCVTLADIIMTCNLSIGFSRLLTKSFTEEFPHVERYFWTMVNQPNVAKLFGEVKQTDSVPPIPSASVPAQPKEAEKAKEKSGPKNESSKPKAEVLEQDEAPKPKTKNPLDLLPPSTMILDEWKRLYSNTKTNFREVAIKGFWEMYDPEGYSLWFCNYKYNDENTVSFVTLNKVGGFLQRMDLARKYAFGKMLIIGSEAPFKVKGLWLFRGPEIPQFIMDECYDMELYEWTKVDIADENQKERVNQMIEDQEPFEGEALLDAKCFK; translated from the exons ATGGCTCCTCTG ATACTATATGGGGCGGTTCCAAACAAAAATGTCTTTAAGGTGCTCATTGCGGCAGAATACAGTGGTGTTGAAATTGAAGTGGTCAAGAATTTTGAATGGGGTGTCACGAATAAGAATCCTGAGTTCCTTAAAATGAACCCGATTGGAAAG ATTCCTGTACTTGTAACTCCAGATGGACCTGTTTTTGAGAGTAATGCCATAGCACGTTATG TTGCTCGCTTGAAGGAAGGCAACCCTCTCCTCGGTTCGTCTTTGATTGAATAT GGTCATATTGAGCAATGGATTGATTTTTCGTCGTTGGAGGTTGATTCTAATTTATTGCGTTGGTTTTATCCGAGATTTGGTTATGCTCCATTTGCACCACAG GTTGAGGAAGCTGCCATCGCCGGCCTCAAGAGAGCATTAACTGCTCTGAACTCTTACCTTGCTTCAAAGACTTATTTGGTCGGCCACTGTGTTACACTTGCTGACATTATCATGACATGCAATTTGTCTATAGGGTTCAGTCGTCTCTTGACCAAAAGCTTTACTGAGGAGTTCCCCCATGTAGAAAGATACTTTTGGACCATGGTCAACCAACCAAATGTCGCCAAATTGTTTGGCGAGGTAAAGCAGACAGATTCTGTTCCACCAATTCCATCTGCAAGTGTTCCTGCTCAGCCTAAAGAAGCTGAGAAGGCCAAGGAAAAAAGTGGACCGAAGAATGAGTCTAGCAAGCCTAAAGCAGAAGTCCTTGAGCAGGATGAAGCACCAAAACCTAAGACAAAGAATCCTCTCGATTTGCTCCCCCCTAGTACGATGATATTGGATGAATGGAAGAGGCTCTACTCGAACACCAAAACTAATTTCCGCGAGGTAGCTATTAAAG GGTTTTGGGAGATGTACGATCCAGAGGGATACTCTTTATGGTTCTGCAATTACAAATACAATGACGAGAACACTGTCTCTTTCGTCACATTGAACAAGGTCGGTGGTTTTTTGCAGCGTATGGATTTAGCTCGCAAATATGCATTTGGGAAGATGCTTATCATTGGTTCAGAGGCACCCTTCAAGGTGAAGGGATTGTGGTTGTTCCGTGGGCCTGAGATACCCCAGTTCATTATGGATGAATGCTACGATATGGAACTCTATGAGTGGACAAAGGTTGATATTGCTGATGAAAACCAGAAGGAAAGGGTGAATCAGATGATAGAAGATCAAGAACCTTTTGAGGGAGAAGCACTATTGGACGCCAAGTGTTTCAAGTGA